In one window of Gemmatimonadota bacterium DNA:
- a CDS encoding enoyl-[acyl-carrier-protein] reductase, which translates to MLPIDLRGKRAFIAGVADDGGFGFAIAKAMAEAGASICVGTWPPAMNIFQNLLDRGKMDDSLALSDGGKMAFERIYPLDAAFDTMADVPEEIRESKRYKERGDFSIAGVVQNFTADFGERPLDIVVHSLANGPEVKKPLLETSRAGYLAAVSVSAYSLTSMVRSFSPLLRPGGSFLSLTFMAGERVVPGYGGGMSSAKAALEADTRTLAYEAGRKYGVRVNTISAGPWASRAATAIGFIDTMVRYSRANSPIPRDLDARDVGATAAFLACPLAQAITGATVYVDNGYHAMGVAVDSKSLDG; encoded by the coding sequence ATGCTCCCGATCGATCTCCGTGGCAAGCGCGCCTTCATCGCCGGCGTGGCCGACGATGGTGGGTTCGGCTTCGCCATCGCCAAGGCCATGGCGGAGGCCGGCGCCTCCATCTGCGTGGGCACCTGGCCCCCGGCGATGAACATCTTCCAGAACCTGCTCGACCGCGGGAAGATGGACGACTCCCTCGCGCTCTCGGATGGCGGGAAGATGGCGTTCGAGCGGATCTACCCGCTGGACGCCGCCTTCGACACCATGGCGGATGTCCCCGAGGAGATCCGGGAGAGCAAGCGCTACAAGGAGCGGGGCGACTTCAGCATCGCCGGGGTGGTGCAGAACTTCACCGCCGACTTCGGCGAGCGCCCGCTCGACATCGTGGTGCACAGCCTGGCCAACGGCCCCGAGGTGAAGAAGCCGCTGCTCGAAACCAGCCGCGCCGGCTACCTGGCCGCGGTGAGCGTCAGCGCCTACAGCCTGACCTCCATGGTGCGGAGCTTCTCCCCGCTGCTGCGGCCGGGGGGGTCGTTCCTCTCCCTCACCTTCATGGCGGGGGAGCGGGTGGTGCCGGGGTACGGCGGCGGGATGTCGAGCGCCAAGGCCGCGCTCGAGGCCGATACCCGCACCCTGGCCTACGAGGCGGGACGCAAGTACGGGGTGCGGGTGAACACGATCTCCGCCGGCCCCTGGGCCTCGCGCGCGGCCACCGCCATCGGCTTCATCGACACCATGGTGCGGTACTCGCGCGCCAATTCCCCCATCCCCCGCGACCTCGATGCCCGGGACGTCGGCGCCACCGCCGCCTTCCTGGCCTGCCCGCTGGCGCAGGCCATCACCGGCGCGACGGTGTACGTGGACAACGGGTACCACGCCATGGGCGTGGCGGTGGACTCCAAGTCGCTGGACGGATGA
- a CDS encoding DUF423 domain-containing protein translates to MLFARLAALSGFIAVATGAFGAHGLKARLTTDQLQVWETAARYQMYHVVPLFVVAWLLSGGPCPWASRAGWAFVLGTLLFSGSLYALALSGVSRLGAITPFGGVAFLAGWAMLALAVGSRRPG, encoded by the coding sequence ATGCTCTTCGCCCGCCTCGCCGCGCTGTCCGGGTTCATCGCCGTCGCCACCGGCGCCTTCGGCGCCCACGGGCTCAAGGCGCGGCTCACCACCGACCAGCTCCAGGTCTGGGAAACGGCCGCGCGCTATCAGATGTACCACGTGGTGCCGCTCTTCGTGGTGGCCTGGCTGCTGAGCGGCGGCCCCTGCCCATGGGCCAGCCGGGCCGGCTGGGCCTTCGTGCTGGGCACCCTGCTCTTCTCCGGCAGCCTCTACGCGCTGGCCCTGTCCGGGGTCTCCCGGCTCGGCGCGATCACGCCGTTCGGCGGCGTGGCCTTCCTGGCCGGCTGGGCCATGCTGGCGCTCGCGGTCGGCAGCCGCCGGCCCGGGTAG
- a CDS encoding YkgJ family cysteine cluster protein, producing MHPAAETYRDLLTQLDRWFAGARARHGDVIPCRSGCTACCHGLFDISVADQLLLRETIATLPAGVRAGILARAERLLDRLQAVAPEWGPPWDIAAIGEDRFDEICLALHDAPCPLLGPEGGCEAYAGRPLVCRLIGLPMLTADGLLLENACPIQERFPAYALLDPVPFDLEVLEAAEIACLEAAAVEVHGTPTAAAAETTIAPVAAGAVR from the coding sequence ATGCACCCCGCCGCCGAGACCTACCGCGACCTCCTTACCCAGCTCGATCGCTGGTTCGCGGGCGCGCGGGCCCGGCATGGCGACGTGATCCCCTGCCGCAGCGGCTGCACCGCCTGCTGCCACGGCCTGTTCGACATCTCCGTTGCCGACCAGCTGCTGCTCCGCGAGACCATCGCCACCCTCCCCGCCGGGGTGCGCGCGGGGATCCTGGCGCGTGCCGAACGGCTGCTCGACCGCCTGCAGGCGGTGGCCCCCGAGTGGGGCCCGCCCTGGGACATCGCCGCCATCGGCGAGGACCGCTTCGACGAGATCTGCCTGGCCCTGCACGATGCCCCCTGCCCCCTGCTCGGGCCCGAGGGGGGGTGTGAGGCCTACGCCGGGCGCCCCCTCGTCTGCCGCCTGATCGGGCTGCCGATGCTCACCGCCGACGGGCTGCTGCTGGAGAACGCCTGTCCCATCCAGGAGCGCTTCCCCGCCTACGCGCTCCTCGACCCGGTGCCCTTCGACCTCGAGGTGCTCGAGGCCGCGGAGATCGCCTGCCTCGAGGCGGCGGCGGTGGAGGTGCACGGCACGCCCACCGCGGCGGCGGCCGAGACCACCATCGCGCCCGTGGCGGCGGGCGCCGTCCGCTAG
- a CDS encoding DinB family protein: MPNRVLRDLLRGRGSHADPVACVLELPADLAGRRVPGVEHTIWQLVWHMSYWMDYELRSLAGPEVPYPERADLSWPETDAPPGAEAWAALVATYRQQVDRLGEWSAQVAMDGLGARIVHAERSETVQEVLWQMVAHNSYHTGQVAQLRRAFGAWPPPGGGDTW; the protein is encoded by the coding sequence ATGCCCAATCGTGTGCTCCGCGACCTGCTCCGCGGCCGCGGCTCCCACGCGGACCCCGTGGCCTGCGTGCTCGAGCTGCCGGCTGACCTTGCCGGCCGCCGGGTGCCCGGGGTGGAGCACACCATCTGGCAGTTGGTCTGGCACATGAGCTACTGGATGGACTACGAGCTGCGATCGCTGGCGGGCCCCGAGGTGCCCTACCCCGAGCGGGCCGACCTCAGCTGGCCCGAGACCGACGCGCCCCCCGGCGCGGAGGCCTGGGCGGCGCTGGTGGCCACCTATCGGCAGCAGGTGGACCGGCTCGGGGAGTGGTCGGCGCAGGTGGCGATGGACGGGCTGGGCGCCCGGATCGTCCACGCCGAGCGCAGCGAGACGGTGCAGGAGGTGCTGTGGCAGATGGTGGCGCACAACAGCTATCACACCGGGCAGGTGGCACAGCTGCGGCGCGCCTTCGGGGCCTGGCCCCCGCCGGGGGGTGGGGATACCTGGTAG
- a CDS encoding cytochrome C oxidase subunit IV family protein, with amino-acid sequence MTASAHAHGDGHAHPTWQTYTKIALVLFALTALEVWCYEIVHRHNPASVAVWLEPINTEVLLVLSAIKFALVAMFYMHLKTDGKLLTTIFVLSLILAAVIIAALMIIFFYLYSHSPTVNPLT; translated from the coding sequence ATGACTGCTTCCGCCCACGCGCACGGCGACGGCCACGCGCACCCGACCTGGCAGACCTACACCAAGATCGCGCTGGTGCTCTTCGCGCTTACCGCGCTCGAGGTCTGGTGCTACGAGATCGTGCACCGCCACAACCCCGCCAGCGTGGCGGTCTGGCTCGAGCCGATCAATACCGAGGTGCTGCTGGTGCTCTCCGCCATCAAGTTCGCGCTGGTGGCGATGTTCTACATGCACCTCAAGACCGACGGCAAACTCCTGACCACGATCTTCGTCCTGTCGCTGATCCTCGCCGCCGTCATCATCGCCGCGCTGATGATCATCTTCTTCTACCTGTATTCCCACAGCCCGACGGTGAATCCGCTCACCTAG
- a CDS encoding heme-copper oxidase subunit III, with the protein MATAHAHADDHHYTATGLDNRKLAIWTFIGSECMFFASLIGTYLVYKGRDVSGPKPHEEWLLNGAPQEQMLEIPLVTFGTALLLFSSFFVVLALNGAQKGNRKQLITWLVATIICGVFFVGMQVYEFSHFAHRGMGYTTNLFSSTFYTLTGFHGTHVTLGLVWLISVLVVALRGKLPPEKALNLEMAALYWHFVDVVWIVIFPVVYLIR; encoded by the coding sequence GTGGCGACTGCGCACGCGCACGCTGACGATCACCACTACACCGCGACCGGCCTCGACAACCGGAAGCTGGCGATCTGGACCTTCATCGGGTCCGAATGCATGTTCTTCGCCTCCCTCATCGGCACCTACCTGGTGTACAAGGGCCGCGACGTGAGCGGGCCCAAGCCGCACGAGGAGTGGCTGCTCAACGGGGCGCCGCAGGAGCAGATGCTCGAGATCCCGCTGGTGACCTTCGGCACCGCGCTGCTGCTCTTCAGTTCGTTCTTCGTGGTGCTGGCGCTCAACGGCGCCCAGAAGGGCAACCGCAAGCAGCTGATCACCTGGCTGGTGGCCACGATCATCTGCGGCGTGTTCTTCGTCGGGATGCAGGTCTACGAGTTCAGCCACTTCGCCCATCGCGGCATGGGCTACACCACCAACCTGTTCTCGTCCACCTTCTACACCCTGACCGGCTTCCACGGCACCCACGTGACGCTGGGGCTGGTGTGGCTCATCTCGGTCCTGGTGGTGGCGCTCCGCGGCAAGCTCCCGCCCGAGAAGGCGCTCAACCTGGAGATGGCCGCCCTGTACTGGCACTTCGTCGACGTGGTCTGGATCGTGATCTTCCCCGTCGTCTACCTCATCCGCTGA
- the ctaD gene encoding cytochrome c oxidase subunit I produces MATTALEHAPAQHEEATGLWSWITTVDHKRIGIMYGLTAFLFFLIGGLEALVIRMQLWGPDGRLVSAEVYNQLFTMHGTTMIFLGVMPLSAMYFNYLIPLQLGARDVAFPRLNAFSYWVFLFGGLLINASWLFGAAPDGGWFGYANLTTKQYSPGMNIDFWTVGLQVLGVASLAAAVNFFVTTINLRAPGMKMMHMPMFVWMSFITQILLLLSFPIITVALILLMIDRTFGTHFFVPSGGGDPVLWQHLFWLFGHPEVYILILPSFGLVSEILPVFSRKPLFGYAAMVFSGAFIAFVGFGVWAHHMFATGMGPFADAFFSLATMIIAIPTGVKIFNWIGTMWGGRVSFQTPMLFAIGFIAMFIMGGLSGVMHASPPADLQQTDTYFIVAHFHYVLFGGAIFALTGGAYFYWPKMFGKLLDEGLGKVHFWLMLAGFNLTFFPMHIVGLNGMPRRVYTYSAESNFELLNKLETVGAFLLAVSMLVFIVNILKTWKSVQPPAPADPWDGATLEWSIPSPPQHFNFPTLPQVHGRDALWEMKRAAGGRLPEPVPVAHDAVAMPNPSWRPLVAALGVAVTLGGFIGGSHLWVHLVGLALLLYGIYSWAFEPPFGPGH; encoded by the coding sequence ATGGCAACAACCGCCCTGGAGCACGCCCCCGCGCAGCACGAGGAGGCCACCGGGCTGTGGAGCTGGATCACCACGGTGGATCACAAGCGCATCGGGATCATGTATGGCCTGACGGCGTTCCTGTTCTTCCTGATCGGCGGCCTGGAGGCGCTGGTCATCCGCATGCAGCTGTGGGGGCCGGACGGGCGGCTGGTGAGCGCCGAGGTGTACAACCAGCTGTTCACCATGCATGGCACCACGATGATCTTCCTCGGGGTGATGCCGCTCTCGGCGATGTACTTCAACTACCTGATCCCGCTGCAGCTGGGCGCCCGGGACGTGGCGTTCCCCCGGCTCAACGCGTTCAGCTACTGGGTGTTCCTGTTCGGCGGCCTGCTGATCAACGCCAGCTGGCTGTTCGGCGCGGCCCCCGACGGCGGCTGGTTCGGCTACGCCAACCTGACCACCAAGCAGTACTCGCCGGGGATGAACATCGACTTCTGGACGGTGGGCCTCCAGGTGCTGGGCGTGGCGTCGCTCGCGGCGGCGGTGAACTTCTTCGTCACCACCATCAACCTCCGCGCGCCCGGCATGAAGATGATGCACATGCCGATGTTCGTGTGGATGAGCTTCATCACCCAGATCCTGCTGCTGCTCTCCTTCCCGATCATCACGGTGGCGCTGATCCTCCTGATGATTGACCGGACCTTCGGGACCCACTTCTTCGTCCCGAGCGGCGGCGGCGACCCGGTCCTGTGGCAGCACCTCTTCTGGCTGTTCGGCCATCCCGAGGTGTACATCCTGATCCTGCCGTCGTTCGGGCTGGTGTCGGAGATCCTGCCGGTGTTCTCGCGCAAGCCGCTGTTCGGGTACGCGGCGATGGTCTTCAGCGGGGCGTTCATCGCCTTCGTGGGCTTCGGGGTATGGGCGCACCACATGTTCGCCACCGGCATGGGCCCCTTCGCCGACGCGTTCTTCTCGCTGGCCACGATGATCATCGCCATCCCCACCGGCGTGAAGATCTTCAACTGGATCGGCACGATGTGGGGCGGCCGGGTGTCGTTCCAGACGCCGATGCTCTTCGCCATCGGGTTCATCGCGATGTTCATCATGGGTGGCCTCTCCGGCGTGATGCACGCCTCGCCGCCGGCCGACCTGCAGCAGACCGACACCTACTTCATCGTGGCGCACTTCCACTACGTGCTGTTCGGCGGGGCGATCTTCGCGCTGACCGGCGGGGCGTACTTCTACTGGCCCAAGATGTTCGGCAAGCTGCTGGACGAGGGGCTCGGGAAGGTGCACTTCTGGCTGATGCTGGCGGGGTTCAACCTCACGTTCTTCCCGATGCACATCGTGGGGCTGAACGGCATGCCGCGCCGGGTGTACACCTACAGCGCGGAGTCGAACTTCGAGCTGCTCAACAAGCTGGAGACGGTGGGCGCGTTCCTGCTCGCGGTCTCGATGCTGGTGTTCATCGTGAACATCCTCAAGACCTGGAAGAGCGTGCAGCCGCCGGCGCCCGCCGACCCGTGGGACGGCGCCACGCTCGAGTGGTCGATCCCCTCGCCGCCGCAGCACTTCAACTTCCCCACGCTGCCGCAGGTGCACGGCCGGGACGCGCTGTGGGAGATGAAGCGGGCCGCGGGGGGCCGCCTGCCGGAGCCGGTGCCGGTGGCCCACGACGCCGTGGCCATGCCCAACCCCTCGTGGCGGCCGCTGGTGGCGGCCCTGGGCGTGGCGGTGACGCTGGGCGGGTTCATCGGCGGGTCGCACCTCTGGGTGCACCTCGTCGGGCTGGCGCTGCTCCTGTACGGCATCTACAGCTGGGCGTTCGAGCCGCCGTTCGGCCCCGGGCACTGA
- the coxB gene encoding cytochrome c oxidase subunit II, giving the protein MPDTAVRRLRFGAPDLLLIVALVLTGCAPDQYPQTTLLPRADYARDADAIMRLTLLWATIVFVLVEGALLLAIWKFRDRPGAAEPVQTHGNTTLEILWTIIPAFILAMIAVPTVRTIFKTAQKPGPEALQVEVIGHQWWWEFRYPQLGITTAGELRVPSGRTVTLEMTTADVLHSFWLPQFAGKRDVFPGRYNNLWFKAEVEGNFPAQCVEFCGVQHGRMAYRIVSLKPEEFDAWAANFNTPPKDFSADSTAAQLVKDGQGLFLTKGCVGCHSFYPALPLIGPNLHHVGSRSHIAAGTLPNTDENLARWIQHPQAWKPGVLMPDLGLTDQEAQALVAYLRANQ; this is encoded by the coding sequence ATGCCCGACACCGCTGTCCGGAGGCTCCGCTTCGGGGCTCCGGACCTCCTGCTTATCGTGGCCCTGGTGCTCACGGGCTGCGCTCCCGACCAGTATCCCCAGACCACCCTGCTGCCGCGCGCGGACTACGCGCGGGACGCCGACGCCATCATGCGGCTCACGCTGCTGTGGGCCACGATCGTCTTCGTGCTGGTGGAAGGGGCGCTGCTGTTGGCCATCTGGAAGTTCCGCGATCGCCCGGGGGCGGCAGAACCGGTCCAGACCCATGGCAACACCACGCTCGAGATTCTCTGGACCATCATCCCGGCCTTCATCCTGGCGATGATCGCGGTGCCGACCGTCCGGACCATCTTCAAGACGGCCCAGAAGCCGGGCCCGGAGGCGCTGCAGGTGGAGGTGATCGGGCACCAGTGGTGGTGGGAGTTCCGCTATCCGCAGCTCGGCATCACCACCGCGGGGGAGCTGCGGGTGCCGTCGGGCCGCACCGTGACCCTCGAGATGACCACGGCGGACGTGCTGCACAGCTTCTGGCTGCCGCAGTTCGCCGGGAAGCGTGACGTCTTCCCCGGCCGGTACAACAACCTCTGGTTCAAGGCCGAGGTCGAGGGGAACTTCCCGGCGCAGTGCGTGGAGTTCTGCGGGGTGCAGCACGGGCGCATGGCGTACCGGATCGTGTCGCTCAAGCCGGAGGAGTTCGATGCCTGGGCGGCCAACTTCAACACCCCTCCGAAGGACTTCAGCGCGGACAGCACCGCGGCCCAGCTGGTGAAGGACGGCCAGGGGCTGTTCCTCACCAAGGGATGCGTGGGCTGCCACTCCTTCTATCCCGCGCTGCCGCTGATCGGCCCGAACCTGCACCACGTGGGCAGCCGGAGCCACATCGCGGCGGGCACCCTGCCGAACACCGACGAGAACCTGGCCCGGTGGATCCAGCATCCCCAGGCGTGGAAGCCCGGGGTGCTGATGCCCGACCTGGGCCTGACCGACCAGGAGGCGCAGGCCCTGGTGGCCTACCTCCGCGCCAACCAGTAG
- a CDS encoding DinB family protein, giving the protein MTPAERARWIARYGEGPDRLEAALHSVPAQALQWRPAQGKWSVHEIVVHCADSETNAHMRVRYLLAEAEPLLIGYDQDRWATVLGYHAHPLPLALATIRAVRANTLPLLERLTDADWRKAGRHTEHGPYGMADWLQAYGEHLEVHARQIGRNLEAWGRR; this is encoded by the coding sequence ATGACACCCGCCGAACGCGCCCGCTGGATCGCCCGCTACGGTGAAGGCCCCGACCGCCTCGAGGCTGCCCTGCACAGCGTGCCGGCCCAGGCCCTCCAGTGGCGCCCCGCGCAAGGGAAGTGGTCGGTCCATGAGATCGTGGTCCACTGCGCCGACAGCGAGACCAACGCCCACATGCGGGTACGCTACCTCCTGGCCGAGGCCGAGCCCCTGCTCATCGGATACGACCAGGACCGCTGGGCCACGGTGCTCGGCTATCACGCCCACCCCCTGCCCCTCGCCCTTGCCACGATCCGGGCCGTGCGCGCCAACACCCTGCCCCTGCTCGAGCGGCTCACCGACGCCGACTGGCGCAAGGCCGGCCGGCACACCGAGCATGGGCCGTACGGGATGGCAGACTGGCTCCAGGCCTACGGGGAGCACCTCGAGGTCCACGCGCGCCAGATCGGGCGGAACCTGGAGGCGTGGGGAAGACGGTAG
- a CDS encoding D-alanyl-D-alanine carboxypeptidase family protein — MRGTVWRIGSWASVLLAAPMAGQGAADSLLLDLRRVDTTIVIEARYATAANFTGAPLPGYGPNRILLRREAAAALGRVQRRLLSGGMGLKVFDGYRPVRATRAMVEWARRTGQAHLLADGYIASQSRHNLGLAVDLTLVDWSVGGREVPMGTAYDTFSEQAHWANATGRTLRYRQLLRQMMEAEGFRQYEKEWWHYSFEVPGPTPAFDVEIR; from the coding sequence ATGCGGGGCACGGTTTGGCGGATCGGCAGCTGGGCGAGCGTGCTCCTGGCGGCCCCCATGGCGGGGCAGGGGGCCGCGGATTCGCTACTGCTCGACCTGCGCCGTGTGGACACCACGATCGTCATCGAGGCGCGCTACGCCACCGCGGCCAACTTCACCGGGGCCCCACTCCCGGGGTACGGCCCCAACCGGATCCTGCTGCGCCGGGAGGCGGCCGCCGCGCTGGGCCGGGTGCAGCGGCGGCTGCTCTCGGGGGGCATGGGCCTCAAGGTGTTCGACGGCTACCGTCCGGTCCGTGCCACCCGCGCCATGGTGGAGTGGGCGCGCCGGACGGGGCAGGCGCACCTGCTGGCCGATGGCTATATCGCGAGCCAGAGCCGGCACAACCTGGGGCTGGCCGTCGACCTCACGCTGGTGGACTGGTCGGTGGGCGGCCGCGAGGTGCCCATGGGCACGGCCTACGACACCTTTTCCGAGCAGGCCCACTGGGCCAACGCCACGGGCCGCACCCTGCGCTACCGGCAGCTCCTGCGGCAGATGATGGAGGCGGAGGGGTTCCGGCAGTACGAGAAGGAGTGGTGGCACTACAGCTTTGAGGTGCCGGGTCCGACACCCGCCTTCGATGTGGAGATCCGGTAG
- a CDS encoding GreA/GreB family elongation factor codes for MLREMRAKLGAEIEQLSHELNILIPQAIATAVELGDLRENSEYKAALERQQFVQARLGQLHQRLAQVSQLSTTETPADQVGLGSSVRVLDLDTNEEETFMVVLAEMMDIEAGHISLASPLGRALKGRKVGEEIALRLPRGQRTLRVLEIRQP; via the coding sequence ATGCTGCGTGAAATGCGGGCCAAGCTGGGCGCTGAAATCGAGCAGCTCAGTCATGAACTCAATATCCTGATCCCCCAGGCCATCGCCACGGCGGTGGAACTGGGCGACCTGCGGGAGAATTCCGAGTACAAGGCCGCCCTGGAGCGCCAGCAGTTCGTCCAGGCCCGGCTGGGCCAGCTGCACCAGCGGCTGGCGCAGGTCAGTCAGCTCTCGACCACCGAGACGCCGGCCGACCAGGTGGGCCTCGGCTCGAGCGTGCGGGTCCTCGACCTCGACACCAACGAGGAGGAGACCTTCATGGTGGTGCTGGCCGAGATGATGGACATCGAGGCCGGGCACATCTCGCTCGCGTCCCCGCTGGGCCGCGCCCTCAAGGGGCGGAAGGTGGGTGAGGAGATCGCGCTGCGGCTCCCCCGCGGGCAGCGGACGCTGCGGGTCCTCGAAATCCGCCAGCCCTGA
- a CDS encoding co-chaperone GroES: protein MPMDFPRKQLILVGDRVLIAPEEGEERTRVGLYLPATALDAQQVQSGLVIAVGPGDPAPDLASAADDEPWKVSDRPMRWRPMQARVGDHAIFFRKAAVEITFEEKKYLVVPQAAILALVREDLPI from the coding sequence ATGCCCATGGACTTCCCCCGCAAGCAGCTCATCCTGGTCGGTGACCGGGTGCTGATCGCGCCTGAAGAGGGAGAGGAGCGGACCCGCGTGGGGCTCTACCTCCCCGCGACGGCGCTCGACGCCCAGCAGGTGCAGAGCGGGCTGGTGATCGCCGTGGGCCCCGGCGACCCCGCCCCCGACCTGGCCAGCGCGGCCGACGACGAGCCGTGGAAGGTCAGTGACCGGCCGATGCGCTGGCGGCCGATGCAGGCGCGGGTGGGGGACCACGCGATCTTCTTCCGCAAGGCCGCGGTGGAGATCACCTTCGAGGAAAAGAAGTACCTCGTGGTCCCCCAGGCGGCGATCCTGGCGCTGGTGCGCGAGGACCTGCCCATCTAG
- a CDS encoding CZB domain-containing protein — protein sequence MGISTEVVASTKAELQQAIAAHGMWKSRLKSALAQGGTDQDVKVVRLDNHCAFGKWLHGCDAALKRTPFHDVVRKLHAEFHVRSAEVLTLATTGKRSEAEQLIGPKGAWTEASVALTAKMMEWQRTL from the coding sequence ATGGGCATCAGCACGGAAGTCGTCGCCAGCACCAAGGCCGAACTGCAGCAGGCGATTGCGGCGCACGGAATGTGGAAGAGCCGGCTCAAGAGTGCCCTGGCCCAGGGCGGCACCGACCAGGACGTGAAGGTCGTCCGGCTCGACAACCACTGTGCGTTCGGCAAGTGGCTGCACGGATGTGACGCGGCCCTCAAGCGCACGCCGTTCCATGACGTTGTGCGCAAGCTGCACGCCGAGTTCCACGTGCGGTCAGCGGAGGTCTTGACCCTCGCCACCACCGGGAAGCGGTCGGAGGCGGAGCAGCTCATCGGCCCGAAGGGGGCGTGGACCGAGGCCTCGGTGGCGTTGACCGCGAAGATGATGGAGTGGCAGCGGACGCTTTAG
- a CDS encoding DUF983 domain-containing protein encodes MMPLRLLAPFARALRLRCPACGGGPVFVAWLRMCPSCPSCGLRFDREPEGGYWVGSNAINLFATEAVFALGLVGVLVRTWPEPPWDGLLWGGIGLMVCFPVIFFPWSKTLFVAVDLSIRPPEPGDYEKPREPAARRRA; translated from the coding sequence ATGATGCCGCTCCGCCTCCTCGCCCCGTTTGCGCGCGCCCTCCGGCTGCGCTGCCCCGCCTGCGGCGGGGGGCCGGTGTTCGTGGCCTGGCTGCGGATGTGCCCCAGCTGCCCCAGCTGCGGGCTGCGTTTCGACCGGGAGCCGGAGGGGGGCTATTGGGTGGGTTCCAACGCGATCAACCTCTTCGCCACCGAGGCGGTGTTCGCGCTGGGGCTGGTGGGCGTACTGGTGCGGACCTGGCCGGAACCACCGTGGGACGGGCTCCTGTGGGGCGGGATCGGCCTGATGGTGTGCTTCCCGGTGATCTTCTTCCCCTGGTCCAAGACGCTGTTCGTGGCCGTGGACCTGAGCATCCGGCCGCCGGAACCGGGGGACTACGAGAAGCCCCGGGAACCCGCGGCCCGGCGCCGCGCCTGA
- a CDS encoding zf-HC2 domain-containing protein: MRCREVLERLSDYLDGDLGPAEVAQVQDHVRGCDWCERFGGEFARQVAELRKELALPPPLDPERARRLHERLAAES; encoded by the coding sequence CTGCGCTGCCGCGAGGTGCTCGAGCGCCTGTCGGATTATCTCGACGGCGACCTCGGTCCCGCGGAGGTGGCCCAGGTGCAGGACCACGTGCGCGGCTGCGACTGGTGCGAACGCTTCGGCGGGGAGTTCGCGCGCCAGGTGGCCGAGCTGCGGAAGGAACTGGCCCTGCCGCCCCCGCTCGACCCCGAGCGCGCCCGGCGGCTGCACGAGCGCCTCGCCGCCGAATCGTAG